In Haloarcula rubripromontorii, the sequence CTATTAACCTCATTAGTTAGTTGATTTTGGTCTGGTATCTCTAACTCGTCAACCTCACTCTGGTCGATTTCCTCGTGTGTCGCAGCGACTGCATTCAAGTAGAGATCTGTCGATATCAAATCTTCAATCTCAGCTTTGTAGTCGGCTAATGCTGGAATCGAATCATGCAGAAGATGGATATGCTCTTCATCCACCCCATAGTCTGTCTTGAGATTATCCGAGTGGTCTTCACCCGCAGTGTCAGAATCAAAGAGGCAGACGTACTCATACCCCTCGGCTTCGAATATCTTTGCATACTTTCCCATCTTCGAAGCTCCCATAGAGTCAATTACGGCGGTCTTCTCCTCGTCAAGACTAGGATACCTAGTTTCTTCAAACGACTCTGAAAAACCCTTCAGATAGGTTTCATCTGCGGTCCCCTCAACCAGAATATTGCGTTTGTTGGCGAAAAGTGAGTCAGCAAACCCTGCACCGATGACTGCTCTCACCGAAGCAAATGCATCGTCTCCCGAGGCGTCGTGTTGTGACATCTTCTCCATGACTCGTGTTCCTAGCTTGTCTCCCTGTGTATCCACGAGTCGAATCTCGGATGTGTCATCGCTGTTGATCAGGAACGG encodes:
- a CDS encoding AAA family ATPase gives rise to the protein MDFEIEFGNGTVSLLIANDDEIGTNERSEYDLPSYRSEGFRYFLSFFVKLLANSDNLLQDNLILLDDAGVHLHPDAQKDLRESLERLAEDNQIIMATHSPFLINSDDTSEIRLVDTQGDKLGTRVMEKMSQHDASGDDAFASVRAVIGAGFADSLFANKRNILVEGTADETYLKGFSESFEETRYPSLDEEKTAVIDSMGASKMGKYAKIFEAEGYEYVCLFDSDTAGEDHSDNLKTDYGVDEEHIHLLHDSIPALADYKAEIEDLISTDLYLNAVAATHEEIDQSEVDELEIPDQNQLTNEVNREFGPKMHGINKREVARTIADWAREDDSRIDDETEENYATLIAHLIQKIGGSVDTDEFGTEDGQVGVSDLAENGS